A window from Synechococcus sp. RSCCF101 encodes these proteins:
- a CDS encoding OFA family MFS transporter translates to MESASVHPGNVLLFGRSAMLSRWLLILFGLIVMLCMGTVYAWSIFRTPLEQELAISATQSLLPFTLVLVFYALVMPIAGFAIPRVGTRRTTAIGGLVIGCGYILASFAQDIGSLAFCYGAIGGTGIGIVYGVPILVVSRWFPDRKGLAVGLTIVGFGLSPLITAPLANQLLAAYGVRPTLRLLGIAIAVIIVALSLLMRLPPRCWLPDGSTEPTPQASAVAPACRPRPLWRQRSFYALWSCYAIGTLVGLSAIGISSPVGQEIIAINPAVAASSVSLFALFNGVSRPLFGWLSDRFQPHHVALLSYGLVLIACVLMVNAQPGQVVSYLVAFSLFWFSLGGWLAMAPTITLRFFDAERYSQNYGIVFTAYGAGALVGTLLAGRLRDLFGSYGAVFYVMAALAILGSGIAALFLRRERQLLPGTSA, encoded by the coding sequence TTGGAGTCGGCGTCTGTTCATCCCGGCAACGTGCTGCTGTTCGGCCGCTCGGCCATGCTGTCGCGCTGGTTGCTGATTCTCTTCGGCCTCATCGTGATGCTCTGCATGGGCACGGTGTATGCCTGGAGCATCTTTCGCACGCCGCTGGAGCAGGAACTGGCCATCAGTGCAACGCAGAGCCTGCTGCCGTTCACGCTCGTTCTGGTGTTCTATGCGCTGGTGATGCCGATTGCGGGTTTCGCCATCCCCCGCGTCGGCACCAGGCGCACCACGGCCATCGGCGGCCTGGTGATCGGTTGCGGTTACATCCTGGCCAGCTTCGCTCAGGACATCGGCAGCCTGGCGTTCTGCTACGGCGCCATCGGCGGCACCGGCATCGGCATCGTTTATGGCGTGCCGATTCTGGTGGTGTCGCGCTGGTTTCCCGACCGCAAGGGTCTGGCGGTGGGGCTCACCATCGTGGGCTTCGGGCTCTCGCCGCTGATCACCGCGCCACTGGCCAATCAGCTGCTCGCCGCCTACGGGGTACGCCCCACCCTTCGGCTGCTCGGCATCGCCATCGCCGTGATCATCGTGGCCCTGTCGCTGCTGATGCGTCTCCCGCCCCGCTGCTGGTTGCCAGACGGTTCCACCGAGCCAACACCTCAGGCGAGTGCTGTGGCCCCGGCCTGCCGGCCGCGGCCGTTGTGGCGTCAGCGGTCGTTCTATGCCCTCTGGAGCTGTTATGCGATCGGAACGCTGGTGGGGCTGAGTGCGATCGGCATCTCCAGCCCGGTGGGACAGGAGATCATCGCCATCAATCCCGCTGTGGCCGCCTCCAGCGTGTCGCTCTTCGCCCTGTTCAATGGCGTCAGCCGGCCTCTGTTCGGCTGGCTGAGTGATCGCTTCCAGCCCCATCACGTGGCGCTGCTGTCCTATGGGCTGGTGCTGATCGCCTGTGTGCTCATGGTGAACGCCCAGCCGGGCCAGGTGGTCAGCTACCTCGTCGCCTTCAGCCTGTTCTGGTTCAGTCTGGGGGGATGGCTGGCCATGGCGCCCACCATCACGCTGCGCTTCTTCGATGCGGAGCGCTACTCCCAGAACTACGGCATCGTGTTCACGGCCTACGGCGCCGGCGCCCTCGTGGGCACCCTCCTAGCCGGCCGTCTGCGCGATCTCTTCGGCAGTTATGGAGCCGTGTTCTATGTGATGGCCGCCCTCGCCATTCTCGGCAGCGGCATCGCGGCGTTGTTCCTGCGGCGTGAGCGGCAACTGCTGCCAGGCACCTCAGCCTGA
- a CDS encoding VanW family protein, with translation MPRLTDRHPWLFQARVHQKRLERRWQDALGRTPFARTGSSESLACRQTRHQSLLRRRLGDSDPQLQENKIINLGLANRHIDGLILQPGEVFSFWSCVGRTTAARGYVDGMQLSRGEVRTGIGGGLCQLANLLYWMALHTPLTVSERHHHSFDPFPDEQRTLPFGSGAGVFYNYIDLRFTNPTSQPFQLRVWLTDHHLKGAIHTSDTWPVSYHVFERQHRFRRDGDRIIRSNEIWRSRIDKASGKQLGEELLMHNRSEVKYAVDPAVLMECQTESRSSEDRAQDRVDSDEWPGVNEAAEATSDQDNSALLDSNPGEEQRVDSSSG, from the coding sequence ATGCCCCGCCTGACCGACCGCCACCCATGGCTGTTTCAGGCGCGGGTGCACCAGAAGCGACTGGAGCGGCGCTGGCAGGACGCGCTTGGGCGCACACCCTTCGCACGCACGGGATCGAGCGAGAGCCTGGCCTGCCGGCAGACCCGGCATCAGTCGCTGTTGCGGCGGCGGCTCGGGGATTCGGACCCGCAGCTGCAGGAGAACAAGATCATCAATCTGGGCCTGGCCAATCGCCACATCGACGGGTTGATCCTCCAACCCGGTGAGGTGTTCTCCTTCTGGAGCTGCGTGGGCCGCACCACCGCCGCCAGGGGCTATGTGGACGGCATGCAGCTCTCACGCGGCGAGGTGCGCACGGGCATCGGAGGCGGCCTCTGTCAGCTGGCGAATCTCCTGTACTGGATGGCCCTCCACACGCCACTCACGGTGAGCGAGCGGCACCACCACAGCTTCGATCCCTTCCCCGACGAGCAGCGGACCCTGCCCTTCGGCAGCGGTGCCGGCGTCTTCTACAACTACATCGACCTCCGCTTCACCAACCCCACAAGCCAGCCCTTCCAGCTGCGGGTGTGGCTCACGGACCATCATCTCAAGGGCGCGATTCACACCTCGGACACCTGGCCGGTGAGCTACCACGTCTTCGAACGCCAGCACAGGTTCAGGCGGGATGGCGACCGCATCATCCGCAGCAACGAGATCTGGCGCTCCCGCATCGACAAAGCCAGCGGCAAACAACTGGGTGAGGAGTTGTTGATGCACAACCGGTCGGAGGTGAAATATGCCGTGGATCCGGCTGTGTTGATGGAATGCCAGACGGAGAGTCGATCCTCGGAAGACAGAGCGCAAGACCGAGTTGATTCGGACGAGTGGCCCGGTGTCAACGAGGCCGCAGAAGCGACCTCTGACCAAGACAACTCGGCACTGCTCGATTCCAATCCTGGCGAGGAGCAGCGCGTGGACTCCTCATCAGGCTGA
- a CDS encoding bifunctional acetate--CoA ligase family protein/GNAT family N-acetyltransferase: MAAESHRDLQASAAPSGRITDRTYDILRSEHQPLEALFEPRTVAVIGASERRGSVGRTLLWNLISHPFGGTVYPVNPKRHSVLGIRAFPSIAAIPEAVDLAVIATPAATVPDLIQECVDAGVRAAVVLSAGFREIGPEGIALEARIKDSLRRSGMRLLGPNCLGLMNPRLGLNATFAGASAQPGHVGFLSQSGAVCTSVLDWSAQENVGFSVFASIGSMIDVGWGDLITYLGDDPQTHSIVLYMESIGDARSFLSAAREVALTKPIVVIKGGRTSEAARAAASHTGALVVSDAVLDAAFRRCGVLRVDRLSDLFDMAELLSKQPRRPAGPRLAILTNAGGPGVLATDALVMEGGRVALLEPATTAALDALLPPQWSHGNPIDILGDADPDRYAEAVRIVLADATSDGLLVILTPQAMTDPSETAERLLELARSATKPLVACWMGGSQVAAGEARLNAAGIATNAFPDAAARLFCRLWQYSYNLRGLYETPALLPESEFGGPPERRRVDEVLQQARAGGRTLLSEWEASEVLAGYGIPVNSIRLAHSEEEAVAAARDLGDPVVLKLHSFTVTHKSDVKGVWLNLRGEAAVRAAFRGIREAVLERHGEAAFAGVSVQPMLPLQGGLELIVGSSLDPQFGPVILFGTGGRLVEVYRDSAVALPPLNTTLARRLMEQTQVHQALQGVRGEAAADLEALERLLVRISQLVLEHPEIRELDINPLVAFPGDHSPSLMALDARIVLEVTEGATCLAPRPAFRPYPSQYVRQLTLNDGGVATVRPIRPEDEPLLVAFHRTLSEESVYLRYFHMMSLSQRTAHERLLRICFTDYDREMAVVVDRKDPGSGRHEVLAVGRLSRSHGTNEAEFALLVSDPHQQQGLGTRVLALLLEIGRDEGLSRITAEILHENRPMQRIAEKLGFRLQRTPEVVLAAYDLEAEPPAAPEAASAAATSSAT, encoded by the coding sequence ATGGCTGCTGAGTCGCATCGGGACCTTCAAGCGAGCGCCGCGCCGTCGGGGCGCATCACCGATCGCACTTACGACATCCTCCGCAGCGAGCACCAGCCGCTGGAGGCTCTGTTCGAGCCGCGCACGGTGGCGGTGATCGGGGCCTCCGAGCGGCGCGGCAGCGTCGGGCGCACCCTGCTCTGGAATCTGATCAGCCATCCCTTCGGTGGCACCGTCTACCCGGTGAATCCGAAGCGCCACAGCGTGCTCGGCATCCGCGCCTTCCCCTCCATCGCGGCGATCCCGGAAGCGGTGGATCTGGCTGTGATCGCCACACCCGCCGCCACCGTTCCCGATCTGATCCAGGAGTGCGTGGATGCGGGTGTGCGCGCCGCGGTGGTGCTCTCGGCGGGCTTCCGCGAGATCGGCCCGGAGGGCATCGCCCTCGAGGCCCGCATCAAGGACAGCCTGCGGCGCAGCGGCATGCGCCTGCTCGGGCCCAACTGCCTGGGGCTGATGAACCCCCGCCTCGGGCTCAACGCCACCTTCGCCGGCGCCAGCGCCCAGCCCGGCCATGTGGGCTTTCTCAGCCAGTCCGGCGCGGTGTGCACCTCGGTGCTCGACTGGAGCGCCCAGGAGAACGTGGGCTTCAGCGTCTTCGCCTCGATCGGCTCGATGATCGATGTGGGCTGGGGCGATCTGATCACCTACCTGGGCGACGACCCCCAGACCCACAGCATCGTGCTCTACATGGAGTCGATCGGGGACGCCCGCTCCTTCCTCTCGGCGGCGCGGGAGGTGGCGCTCACCAAGCCGATCGTGGTGATCAAGGGCGGCCGCACCAGCGAGGCGGCCCGGGCCGCCGCCTCCCACACCGGGGCGCTGGTGGTGAGCGATGCGGTGCTCGATGCCGCCTTCCGCCGCTGTGGCGTGCTGCGGGTCGATCGCCTCTCCGATCTGTTCGACATGGCCGAGCTGCTTTCGAAGCAGCCGCGCCGGCCGGCCGGGCCGCGCCTGGCGATCCTCACCAATGCCGGCGGCCCGGGTGTGCTGGCCACCGATGCCCTTGTGATGGAGGGCGGCCGGGTGGCGCTGCTGGAGCCGGCCACGACCGCCGCGCTCGATGCCCTGCTGCCGCCGCAGTGGAGCCACGGCAACCCGATCGACATCCTTGGCGACGCCGATCCGGACCGCTACGCCGAGGCGGTGCGCATCGTGCTGGCCGATGCCACCAGCGACGGCCTGCTGGTGATCCTCACCCCCCAGGCCATGACCGATCCCTCGGAAACGGCCGAGCGGCTGCTGGAGCTGGCCCGGTCGGCAACCAAGCCGCTGGTGGCCTGCTGGATGGGCGGCTCCCAGGTGGCCGCCGGTGAGGCCCGCCTCAATGCCGCGGGCATCGCCACCAACGCCTTCCCCGATGCCGCCGCCCGCCTGTTCTGCCGGCTCTGGCAGTACAGCTACAACCTGCGCGGCCTCTACGAGACGCCGGCCCTGCTGCCGGAATCGGAGTTCGGCGGTCCGCCGGAACGCCGCCGCGTCGATGAGGTGCTGCAGCAGGCCCGGGCCGGTGGTCGCACGCTGCTGAGCGAATGGGAGGCCAGTGAGGTGCTGGCCGGCTACGGCATCCCGGTGAACAGCATCCGTCTGGCCCACAGCGAGGAGGAGGCGGTGGCCGCCGCCCGGGATCTCGGCGACCCGGTGGTGCTGAAGCTGCACTCCTTCACCGTCACCCACAAGAGCGATGTGAAGGGGGTGTGGCTCAACCTGCGCGGTGAGGCGGCCGTGCGCGCCGCGTTCAGGGGCATCCGCGAGGCGGTGCTGGAGCGCCACGGTGAGGCCGCCTTCGCCGGGGTGAGCGTGCAGCCGATGCTGCCGCTGCAGGGCGGCCTGGAGCTGATCGTGGGCAGCAGCCTCGATCCCCAGTTCGGCCCGGTGATCCTGTTCGGCACGGGCGGGCGCCTTGTGGAGGTCTACCGCGACAGCGCCGTGGCCCTGCCACCGCTGAACACCACCCTGGCCCGGCGCCTGATGGAGCAGACCCAGGTGCACCAGGCCCTGCAGGGGGTGCGCGGCGAGGCCGCCGCCGATCTGGAGGCGCTGGAACGGCTGCTGGTGCGCATCAGCCAGCTGGTGCTGGAGCACCCGGAGATCCGCGAGCTCGACATCAACCCCCTGGTGGCTTTCCCCGGCGATCACAGCCCCAGCCTGATGGCGCTGGATGCCCGCATCGTGCTGGAGGTCACCGAGGGGGCCACCTGCCTGGCTCCCCGGCCGGCCTTCCGGCCCTACCCGAGCCAGTACGTGCGCCAGCTGACCCTCAACGACGGCGGCGTGGCCACGGTGCGGCCGATCCGCCCCGAGGACGAGCCGCTGCTGGTGGCGTTCCACCGCACCCTCTCGGAGGAGAGCGTCTACCTGCGCTACTTCCACATGATGTCGCTCAGCCAGCGCACGGCCCATGAACGGCTGCTGCGCATCTGCTTCACCGACTACGACCGGGAGATGGCGGTGGTGGTGGACCGCAAGGATCCCGGCAGCGGCCGGCATGAGGTGCTGGCGGTGGGCCGCCTCAGCCGCAGCCACGGCACCAATGAGGCCGAATTCGCCCTGCTGGTGAGCGATCCCCACCAGCAGCAGGGCCTTGGCACGCGGGTGCTGGCTCTGCTGCTGGAGATCGGCCGCGACGAGGGCCTCAGCCGCATCACCGCCGAGATCCTCCACGAGAACCGGCCGATGCAGCGCATCGCCGAGAAGCTCGGATTCCGCCTCCAGCGCACTCCCGAGGTGGTGCTGGCCGCCTACGACCTGGAGGCGGAACCTCCCGCCGCGCCCGAGGCCGCATCCGCGGCCGCCACCAGCTCCGCCACGTGA
- a CDS encoding histone deacetylase: protein MTSASAAPPTGLLLDARFRDHLTPAWHPEAPARIDAIAAALRRSDLAGRCRPLLPRPASDAELERCHSREHVARVEHEAAAGRRELSSGDTPLCPASAAVARLAAGGVLNAVDAVLSGQCRNAFAAVRPPGHHASRDVGMGFCLYNNIALAARHAQQQHGLERVLIVDWDVHHGNGTQAIFWDDPSVLVFGTHQELLYPMSGFRRERGAGAGLGTTINCPLRAGSDGAAVLAAVREQLLPAADAFAPQLVLISAGFDAAAADPLADFQLTAADFGALSRLVLELAERLSGGRLLSVLEGGYHLPSLAAAVEAHVAELVAAADAASGAAGGSASRS from the coding sequence ATGACCTCCGCCAGCGCGGCACCGCCCACCGGGCTCCTGCTCGATGCGCGCTTCCGCGACCACCTCACCCCCGCCTGGCATCCGGAAGCGCCCGCCCGCATCGACGCGATCGCCGCCGCCCTGCGCCGCAGCGACCTGGCCGGGCGCTGCCGGCCCCTGCTGCCGCGGCCGGCGAGCGACGCGGAACTGGAGCGCTGCCACAGCCGCGAGCACGTGGCGCGGGTGGAACACGAAGCGGCCGCAGGGCGGCGCGAGCTCTCCAGCGGCGACACGCCCCTTTGCCCGGCCAGCGCGGCCGTGGCCCGGCTGGCCGCCGGCGGTGTGCTGAATGCAGTGGACGCGGTGCTCTCCGGGCAATGCCGCAACGCCTTCGCCGCGGTGCGCCCGCCCGGGCATCACGCCAGCCGCGACGTGGGCATGGGGTTCTGCCTCTACAACAACATCGCCCTGGCGGCCCGCCACGCCCAGCAGCAGCACGGCCTGGAGCGGGTGCTGATCGTGGACTGGGACGTGCACCACGGCAACGGCACCCAGGCCATCTTCTGGGACGATCCCTCGGTGCTCGTGTTCGGCACCCACCAGGAGCTGCTCTATCCGATGAGCGGCTTCCGCCGGGAGCGCGGCGCCGGCGCGGGCCTGGGCACCACGATCAACTGCCCGCTGCGGGCCGGCAGCGATGGCGCCGCGGTGCTGGCCGCTGTCCGCGAGCAGCTGCTGCCCGCCGCCGACGCCTTCGCGCCGCAGCTGGTGCTGATCTCAGCCGGGTTCGATGCCGCCGCGGCCGACCCGCTGGCCGATTTCCAGCTCACGGCGGCCGATTTCGGGGCCCTGAGCCGGCTGGTGCTGGAGCTGGCGGAGCGGCTGAGCGGCGGCCGCCTGCTCTCGGTGCTGGAGGGGGGCTATCACCTGCCGAGCCTGGCGGCGGCGGTGGAGGCTCACGTGGCGGAGCTGGTGGCGGCCGCGGATGCGGCCTCGGGCGCGGCGGGAGGTTCCGCCTCCAGGTCGTAG
- a CDS encoding NAD(P)H-dependent oxidoreductase subunit E, producing the protein MATSTPESPADTRQRISRLIRQQGGRADSLIEVLHRVQEMHGYLPKPALRQVAEELRMPLSRVFGVASFYHLFSLDPPARHRCAVCLGTACFVRGGADLAAQLEARLGVTMDAPPDGGEWMLQHVSCLGACGQAPVAVIDGNLITKLPAEDPEALDARLDALDLPSATRGAAS; encoded by the coding sequence ATGGCCACCAGTACCCCTGAATCCCCAGCCGACACGCGTCAGCGCATCAGCCGGCTGATCCGCCAGCAGGGCGGGCGGGCCGACAGCCTGATCGAGGTCCTGCACCGGGTGCAGGAGATGCATGGCTACCTGCCGAAGCCGGCCCTGCGCCAGGTGGCTGAGGAGCTGCGCATGCCCCTGAGCCGGGTCTTCGGGGTGGCCAGCTTCTACCACCTGTTCTCCCTCGATCCCCCGGCACGGCACCGTTGCGCCGTGTGCCTGGGCACGGCCTGCTTCGTGCGCGGCGGCGCCGATCTGGCGGCTCAGCTCGAGGCCCGCCTCGGGGTGACGATGGACGCCCCGCCCGACGGCGGGGAGTGGATGCTCCAGCACGTGAGCTGCCTCGGGGCCTGCGGTCAGGCGCCGGTGGCCGTCATCGACGGCAACCTGATCACCAAGCTTCCGGCCGAGGACCCCGAGGCCCTCGATGCCCGCCTCGATGCGCTCGATCTGCCATCGGCCACCCGCGGAGCCGCCTCATGA
- a CDS encoding NuoF family protein, with protein MTSPQLRCCDSSGCRSAGSGALRQALLEARDAAGLSAADLPIKPVGCLRLCGRGPLVACDDTSGASSLYGGVPSSEAAELIRATGAGLPAAPSPIRAATADQLAPHHLDPAHPFFHLQRPVVLETCGRIDPSSIADALEHGAYGQLRRCLEQLSPEEVRDQVRRSGLRGRGGAGYPTGLKWDTVALQPPGPRYVVCNADEGDPGAFMDRSVLEGDPHRLLEGMAIAAFAVGAERGFVYVRAEYPLAIERLQLAIRQARQKHFLGHAICGSRFNLQIDIRVGAGAYVCGEETALLQSIQGQRGQPRPRPPYPAQSGLWGAPTLINNVETFTSIPVILREGGDWYAAMGTEGSKGTKVFALSGAIHNTGLVEVPMGIPLRTVVEEMGGGVTDGTSVKAVQTGGPSGGCIPASELDTPVDYESLKALGSMMGSGGMVVMSQTTSMPDVARHFMRFSVNESCGKCLPCRAGTVQMLELLNGFADHRAGPGDLERLEELCGMVRATSLCGLGQAAPNPVLSTLRFFRAEYEAAGGVPSQGGSAS; from the coding sequence ATGACCTCTCCTCAGCTGCGCTGCTGCGATTCCAGCGGCTGCCGCTCCGCCGGCAGCGGCGCCCTGCGCCAGGCCCTGCTGGAGGCCCGCGATGCGGCGGGCCTCAGCGCCGCCGACCTGCCGATCAAGCCGGTGGGCTGTCTGCGCCTGTGCGGCCGCGGGCCGCTGGTGGCCTGCGACGACACCTCCGGTGCCAGCTCTCTCTATGGCGGCGTGCCCTCCAGTGAGGCCGCCGAACTGATCCGGGCCACCGGCGCGGGCCTGCCCGCCGCCCCCTCGCCGATCCGGGCCGCCACCGCCGATCAGCTGGCCCCGCACCACCTGGATCCCGCCCACCCCTTTTTCCATCTGCAGCGGCCCGTGGTGCTGGAGACCTGCGGCCGCATCGACCCCTCCTCCATCGCCGATGCGCTGGAGCACGGCGCCTACGGCCAGCTGCGCCGCTGCCTCGAACAGCTCAGCCCGGAGGAGGTGCGCGACCAGGTGCGCCGCAGCGGTCTGCGGGGCCGCGGCGGCGCGGGCTACCCCACCGGCCTGAAGTGGGACACGGTCGCCCTGCAGCCACCGGGTCCCCGTTATGTGGTGTGCAACGCCGATGAGGGCGATCCCGGCGCCTTCATGGACCGCAGCGTGCTGGAGGGCGACCCCCACCGGCTGCTGGAGGGGATGGCGATCGCGGCCTTCGCCGTGGGCGCCGAGCGGGGCTTCGTCTATGTGCGCGCCGAGTACCCCCTGGCGATCGAGCGCCTGCAGCTGGCCATCCGCCAGGCCCGCCAGAAGCACTTCCTCGGCCATGCCATCTGCGGCAGCCGCTTCAATCTCCAGATCGACATCCGGGTGGGCGCCGGGGCCTACGTGTGCGGTGAGGAGACCGCCCTGCTCCAGTCGATCCAGGGTCAGCGCGGCCAGCCGCGCCCGCGGCCGCCCTACCCGGCCCAGTCGGGCCTCTGGGGGGCGCCGACCCTGATCAACAACGTGGAGACCTTCACCTCCATTCCCGTAATCCTGCGGGAGGGCGGCGACTGGTATGCCGCCATGGGCACCGAGGGCAGCAAAGGCACCAAGGTGTTCGCCCTCTCCGGCGCCATCCACAACACCGGCCTGGTGGAGGTGCCGATGGGCATCCCCCTGCGCACGGTGGTGGAGGAGATGGGCGGCGGCGTCACCGACGGCACCTCGGTGAAGGCGGTGCAGACCGGTGGACCCTCCGGCGGCTGCATCCCCGCCTCCGAGCTGGACACCCCGGTGGATTACGAGAGCCTCAAGGCGCTCGGTTCGATGATGGGCTCCGGCGGGATGGTGGTGATGAGCCAGACCACCTCCATGCCGGATGTGGCGCGCCACTTCATGCGCTTCAGCGTCAACGAGAGCTGCGGCAAGTGCCTGCCCTGCCGGGCCGGCACGGTGCAGATGCTGGAGCTGCTCAACGGCTTCGCCGATCACCGCGCCGGTCCGGGCGATCTGGAGCGGCTGGAGGAGCTCTGCGGCATGGTGCGCGCCACCAGCCTCTGCGGCCTCGGTCAGGCGGCTCCCAATCCGGTGCTGAGCACCCTGCGCTTCTTCCGCGCCGAGTACGAAGCCGCCGGCGGCGTCCCGTCACAGGGAGGTTCCGCGTCATGA
- the hoxU gene encoding bidirectional hydrogenase complex protein HoxU, producing the protein MSVVTLTVNGQEVAVPAGTSLMGAIKAAGASVPALCHLEGLTPVGACRLCLVEQEGTGRLFPACTTEASEGMAIATHTPELQAYRRMAVELFFAEGNHVCAFCVANGACELQNVATEVGMDHSRYPYRYPQRQVDASHPQFTIDHHRCILCTRCVRVCDEIEGAHVWDVASRGGSCSIIAGLDQPWGEVEACTSCGKCVEVCPTGAIVRREDTTAEKRPHRNWPELLRSAREQHVWLNQ; encoded by the coding sequence ATGAGCGTCGTCACCCTCACCGTGAACGGCCAGGAGGTGGCCGTTCCCGCCGGCACCTCCCTGATGGGAGCGATCAAGGCCGCCGGCGCCTCCGTTCCCGCCCTCTGCCATCTGGAGGGGCTCACCCCCGTTGGCGCCTGCCGCCTCTGCCTGGTGGAGCAGGAGGGCACCGGCCGCCTCTTCCCCGCCTGCACCACCGAGGCCAGCGAGGGCATGGCCATCGCCACCCACACCCCCGAGCTGCAGGCCTACCGCCGCATGGCCGTGGAGCTGTTCTTCGCGGAGGGCAACCACGTGTGTGCCTTCTGCGTGGCCAACGGGGCCTGCGAGCTGCAGAACGTGGCCACCGAGGTGGGCATGGACCACAGCCGCTACCCGTACCGCTACCCGCAGCGGCAGGTGGATGCCTCCCATCCCCAGTTCACGATCGACCACCACCGCTGCATCCTCTGCACGCGCTGCGTGCGGGTCTGCGACGAGATCGAGGGCGCTCACGTCTGGGATGTGGCCAGCCGCGGCGGCAGCTGCAGCATCATCGCCGGGCTCGATCAGCCCTGGGGGGAGGTGGAGGCCTGCACCTCCTGCGGCAAGTGTGTGGAGGTGTGCCCCACCGGCGCCATCGTGCGCCGGGAGGACACCACCGCCGAGAAGCGCCCCCATCGCAACTGGCCCGAACTGCTGCGATCGGCCCGCGAGCAGCACGTCTGGCTCAACCAGTGA
- a CDS encoding oxidoreductase, producing the protein MPKIRLATVWLAGCSGCHMSFLDLDEFLFDLAEKVDVVFSPVASDLKTYPEGVDVALVEGAVANEENLELARIVRERTSTVISFGDCAISANVPGLRNLLASPEDVLRRSYLELADDTARLPHSPGVVPELLERVLPLHAVIPVDVYLPGCPPPADRIREAIAPLLAGQRPAMEGADMLRFG; encoded by the coding sequence ATGCCCAAGATCCGTCTCGCCACCGTCTGGCTCGCCGGCTGCTCCGGCTGCCACATGTCCTTCCTCGATCTCGATGAGTTCCTCTTCGATCTGGCCGAGAAGGTGGATGTGGTGTTCTCGCCCGTTGCCAGCGACCTGAAGACCTACCCCGAGGGGGTGGATGTGGCCCTGGTGGAGGGTGCCGTGGCCAATGAGGAGAACCTGGAGCTGGCGCGGATCGTGCGCGAGCGCACCAGCACGGTGATCTCCTTCGGCGATTGCGCCATCAGTGCCAATGTGCCCGGCCTGCGCAATCTGCTCGCCAGTCCGGAGGACGTGCTGCGGCGCAGCTACCTCGAGCTGGCCGACGACACGGCCCGCCTGCCCCACTCCCCCGGCGTGGTTCCCGAGCTGCTCGAGCGGGTGCTGCCGCTGCATGCGGTGATCCCGGTGGATGTCTATCTGCCGGGCTGCCCGCCTCCCGCCGACCGCATCCGTGAGGCCATCGCTCCGCTGCTGGCGGGGCAGCGGCCCGCCATGGAGGGGGCCGACATGCTCCGCTTCGGCTGA